A region of Arabidopsis thaliana chromosome 5, partial sequence DNA encodes the following proteins:
- a CDS encoding Stu1, putative (DUF789) (Protein of unknown function (DUF789); CONTAINS InterPro DOMAIN/s: Protein of unknown function DUF789 (InterPro:IPR008507); BEST Arabidopsis thaliana protein match is: Protein of unknown function (DUF789) (TAIR:AT5G23380.1); Has 30201 Blast hits to 17322 proteins in 780 species: Archae - 12; Bacteria - 1396; Metazoa - 17338; Fungi - 3422; Plants - 5037; Viruses - 0; Other Eukaryotes - 2996 (source: NCBI BLink).) — protein MQIFTKKPFLDDGSSSSSRSFGEDCHLYFEYNETVSVDGLRLPLTMMVEELAKKHHGLNTLRTSDLSENSWFSITWSPATQIPSRQTLNQYFLTYHSLTPVIPETIPKGTEVELPAFGVLTTKLSGEVWNMPGTSDQEIINRHEEAAASWLGKLMFSHNDFDLFMAEKPKDLPFSSGHYEVVYGEW, from the exons ATGCAAATCTTCACCAAGAAACCCTTCCTCGACgatggatcttcttcttcatcaag GAGCTTTGGTGAGGACTGCCATCTCTATTTTGAATACAATGAGACAGTGAGTGTAGATGGGCTTAGGCTTCCTCTTACTATGATG GTTGAGGAACTAGCTAAGAAGCACCATGGATTGAATACTCTTAGAACCTCTGATCTGTCTGAAAACAGCTGGTTTTCTATAACTTG GTCTCCGGCAACTCAAATTCCATCGAGGCAAACACTGAATCAGTATTTCCTAACATATCATTCATTGACACCCGTTATTCCAG AAACAATTCCTAAAGGGACAGAAGTTGAGCTTCCTGCTTTTGGAGTTCTGACTACCAAGCTCTCTGGCGAAGTTTGGAACATGCCAGGGACCTCAGATCAAGAGATCATAAACAGGCATGAGGAGGCTGCTGCCTCCTGGCTGGGAAAACTCATGTTCAGCCACAATGATTTCGACTTGTTTATGGCTGAGAAACCTAAGGACCTGCCATTTTCAAGTGGCCACTATGAGGTGGTATATGGTGAGTGGTAA
- a CDS encoding Stu1, putative (DUF789) encodes MMVEELAKKHHGLNTLRTSDLSENSWFSITWSPATQIPSRQTLNQYFLTYHSLTPVIPETIPKGTEVELPAFGVLTTKLSGEVWNMPGTSDQEIINRHEEAAASWLGKLMFSHNDFDLFMAEKPKDLPFSSGHYEVVYGEW; translated from the exons ATGATG GTTGAGGAACTAGCTAAGAAGCACCATGGATTGAATACTCTTAGAACCTCTGATCTGTCTGAAAACAGCTGGTTTTCTATAACTTG GTCTCCGGCAACTCAAATTCCATCGAGGCAAACACTGAATCAGTATTTCCTAACATATCATTCATTGACACCCGTTATTCCAG AAACAATTCCTAAAGGGACAGAAGTTGAGCTTCCTGCTTTTGGAGTTCTGACTACCAAGCTCTCTGGCGAAGTTTGGAACATGCCAGGGACCTCAGATCAAGAGATCATAAACAGGCATGAGGAGGCTGCTGCCTCCTGGCTGGGAAAACTCATGTTCAGCCACAATGATTTCGACTTGTTTATGGCTGAGAAACCTAAGGACCTGCCATTTTCAAGTGGCCACTATGAGGTGGTATATGGTGAGTGGTAA